TCCTTCGCGCAACGCATCGGCCACGCCGTTCAGCGCGAACTTCGACGCGCCGAACGCGACTTCCGGCCGCCCGCTTTGCCGAAGCGCGGACGTCGAACCGGTCAGGATGACTTGAGGCTTGCGTGATTGCAGCAAGCGCGGCACCAGGCGCTTGAGCAGCAGCAGCGTGGCCGTGATGTTGACGTTCACCAGATCGACGATCGCGTCGTCCGGCTCGTCCAGGAACGCATAGTCGCGCGTGAAGGCTGCCGCCTCCCAGATGCCCACGTTGCAGATCAGCACATCGAACGCGGACGGTGCGGCCTGCGCAATGTGCGCGGCGGCTTCGGCAGGCGACGCCATGTCGGCCTCGATCCACTGAAGCTCGACACCCGGCGGCAACGTCATTGCGTCCGGACGCCTGCGCGATACGCCGATGACGGTGTCGCCGGCACGGCAGACGCCTTCAACGAACGCACGGCCCAGCCCTCTGCTGGCGCCGACAATCATGATTCTCA
This window of the Burkholderia lata genome carries:
- a CDS encoding SDR family NAD(P)-dependent oxidoreductase — protein: MRIMIVGASRGLGRAFVEGVCRAGDTVIGVSRRRPDAMTLPPGVELQWIEADMASPAEAAAHIAQAAPSAFDVLICNVGIWEAAAFTRDYAFLDEPDDAIVDLVNVNITATLLLLKRLVPRLLQSRKPQVILTGSTSALRQSGRPEVAFGASKFALNGVADALREGFRGSRLAVTCLQLGNLNTDDALSVPVDEAAARGDGGLVPVHDVVAVVRTLLHLSDAAFVRELVMPAIADERF